A genome region from Dickeya chrysanthemi NCPPB 402 includes the following:
- a CDS encoding AzlC family ABC transporter permease translates to MPIVIGYVPVAFAFGLNAVKLGFTPLEAIFLSCVIYAGASQFVITALLSAGASIWVAALTVMAMDVRHVLYGPSLRHRIRQRLPTARTAWWAFGLTDEVFAAATVRLSRDNRRWSEAWMLGVALNAWLSWVAGTVIGALFGNGPLDGYPAVEAALSFMLPALFLSFLLASFRRRQSLVVATALSGACVGLLISSIPAAILVGIAGGCLSSLYQPTSLKEDTR, encoded by the coding sequence ATGCCCATCGTCATCGGCTACGTTCCGGTCGCGTTTGCATTTGGTCTGAACGCCGTCAAACTGGGTTTCACGCCGCTCGAAGCGATTTTTTTGTCCTGCGTTATCTACGCCGGCGCCAGCCAGTTTGTCATCACCGCATTACTGAGCGCCGGCGCCTCGATTTGGGTGGCCGCCTTAACCGTCATGGCAATGGATGTCCGCCACGTCTTGTACGGCCCGTCACTGCGTCACCGCATCAGGCAACGCCTGCCGACCGCCAGAACCGCCTGGTGGGCTTTCGGTCTGACCGACGAGGTGTTTGCCGCCGCCACCGTACGGTTATCAAGGGATAACCGACGCTGGAGTGAAGCCTGGATGCTGGGCGTGGCACTAAACGCCTGGTTGTCGTGGGTCGCCGGTACGGTAATCGGCGCACTGTTCGGCAACGGCCCGTTGGACGGCTATCCCGCGGTCGAAGCCGCACTCTCGTTTATGCTGCCGGCCCTGTTTTTGAGCTTCCTGCTGGCGTCATTCAGGCGTCGTCAGAGTCTGGTGGTGGCAACCGCGCTGAGCGGCGCCTGTGTGGGGTTGCTGATCTCGTCTATTCCCGCCGCCATCCTGGTCGGGATTGCCGGCGGATGTCTGTCGTCACTGTATCAACCCA
- a CDS encoding MFS transporter, which produces MSVSSSSVGLTPALTLLMSAATGLAVASNYYAQPLLDAIAQAFSLSVNQAGFIVTAAQLGYACGLMFLVPLGDRFERRRLIVGMTLLAAGGMLITASAPSLWLMVTGTAITGLFSVVAQILVPLAATLASPAHRGKVVGTIMSGLLLGILLARTLAGALASLGDWRTVYWVASLLMTAMALLMWRALPQYRPSTDLNYLQLLISIFRLFGNSRVLRTRALMGAISFSNFSIMWTSMAFLLSAAPYHYSEGVIGLFGLAGAAGALAAGRAGRLVDQGKARLSTTVGWLLLILSWLPIAAGVNAIVPLLIGIVVLDMAVQGMHVTNQSVTYRIQPEARNRLTAGYMTSYFIGGALGSVISAYAYQHFGWLGVSGAGCLLSLLGLLVWWRGYHDESSLPEMR; this is translated from the coding sequence ATGTCCGTATCTTCCTCCTCCGTCGGCTTAACTCCGGCACTGACGTTGTTAATGTCCGCCGCCACCGGGTTGGCGGTTGCCAGCAACTATTATGCTCAACCCTTGTTGGACGCTATCGCTCAAGCCTTCAGCCTGTCGGTCAATCAGGCCGGTTTTATCGTCACCGCAGCCCAACTGGGCTATGCCTGCGGCCTGATGTTTCTGGTGCCGTTGGGCGACCGGTTTGAGCGCCGCCGCTTAATTGTCGGTATGACACTGCTGGCGGCGGGCGGCATGTTGATTACCGCCTCCGCACCATCGTTATGGCTGATGGTGACCGGCACCGCCATAACCGGTTTGTTCTCGGTGGTAGCACAGATTCTGGTACCGCTGGCAGCGACGCTGGCTTCACCGGCACATCGAGGCAAAGTCGTTGGGACCATTATGAGCGGCCTGTTGCTCGGCATCCTGCTGGCCAGAACGCTGGCCGGCGCGCTGGCCTCGTTGGGGGACTGGCGCACGGTCTATTGGGTAGCCAGTCTATTGATGACGGCAATGGCGCTGTTGATGTGGCGCGCGCTGCCGCAGTATCGTCCATCCACTGATCTGAATTACCTGCAGTTACTCATTTCCATCTTCCGGCTCTTCGGCAACTCCCGCGTGTTGCGCACCCGTGCGCTCATGGGCGCGATTTCATTCTCCAATTTCAGCATCATGTGGACATCAATGGCGTTTCTGCTTTCCGCCGCGCCTTACCACTACAGCGAAGGCGTGATCGGACTATTCGGGCTGGCCGGAGCGGCGGGCGCGCTGGCCGCCGGCCGTGCAGGCCGACTGGTGGACCAGGGTAAAGCCAGGCTCTCCACTACGGTAGGCTGGTTGTTGCTGATTTTGTCGTGGCTGCCGATCGCCGCCGGCGTCAATGCCATAGTGCCGCTGCTGATCGGCATCGTCGTGCTGGACATGGCGGTTCAGGGGATGCATGTCACCAATCAAAGCGTGACGTACCGCATACAGCCGGAGGCGCGTAATCGCCTCACTGCCGGTTACATGACCAGCTATTTCATCGGCGGCGCCCTCGGCTCGGTGATCTCCGCTTACGCTTACCAGCATTTCGGCTGGCTCGGCGTCTCAGGCGCCGGGTGTCTTCTGAGCCTGTTGGGTCTGCTGGTGTGGTGGCGGGGCTATCATGACGAGTCATCGCTACCGGAGATGCGCTAA
- the proX gene encoding glycine betaine/L-proline ABC transporter substrate-binding protein ProX, with product MRNISMATLALTTVLSTGLFAADDLPGKGITVKPVQSTLSEETFQTLLVSKALEKLGYTVDTPSEVDYNVGYTSIANGDATFSAVNWQPLHDDMYQAAGGDAAFYRQGVYVSGAAQGYLIDKKTADKYHITRLDQLKDPKLAALFDTNGDGKADLTGCNPGWGCDGVINHQIQAYGLNNTVNHNQGNYAALIADTITRYKQGKSILYFTWTPYWVSDVLVPGRDVVWLQVPFSSLPGKQKNTDTQLPNGANYGFPVNKMRIIANKAWAEKNPAAAKLFAIMKLPLADINAQNLRMHQGEASQEDIERHVNGWVNAHQAQFNRWIDSARAAAK from the coding sequence ATGCGTAATATCAGCATGGCAACGCTTGCCCTGACTACCGTACTGAGTACCGGCTTGTTTGCCGCCGACGACCTTCCCGGCAAAGGCATCACCGTCAAGCCGGTGCAAAGCACTCTTTCTGAAGAAACCTTCCAGACGCTGCTGGTCAGCAAGGCGTTGGAGAAACTGGGTTATACCGTCGATACCCCCAGCGAAGTCGACTACAACGTCGGTTACACCTCGATCGCCAACGGCGACGCCACATTCAGTGCAGTCAACTGGCAACCGTTGCATGACGACATGTATCAGGCGGCCGGCGGCGACGCCGCCTTCTATCGTCAGGGCGTCTATGTTTCCGGTGCGGCACAAGGGTATCTGATCGACAAGAAAACCGCCGATAAATACCACATTACTCGTTTGGATCAGCTCAAGGATCCCAAGCTGGCCGCCTTGTTCGACACCAACGGCGACGGCAAAGCGGATCTGACCGGCTGTAACCCCGGTTGGGGATGTGATGGCGTGATTAATCATCAGATTCAGGCTTACGGGCTGAATAATACCGTCAACCACAATCAGGGGAACTACGCGGCGTTAATCGCCGACACGATCACGCGTTACAAACAAGGGAAATCGATTCTTTATTTCACCTGGACGCCGTACTGGGTAAGCGATGTGCTGGTGCCGGGACGGGACGTGGTGTGGCTGCAGGTACCATTCTCCTCGCTGCCCGGCAAACAGAAAAATACCGACACCCAATTACCCAATGGCGCCAATTACGGTTTTCCGGTCAACAAGATGCGCATCATCGCCAACAAAGCCTGGGCTGAAAAGAACCCTGCGGCGGCCAAACTGTTCGCCATCATGAAACTGCCGCTGGCAGACATTAATGCCCAGAACCTGCGTATGCATCAGGGCGAAGCGTCTCAGGAGGATATCGAACGCCACGTCAACGGCTGGGTTAACGCGCACCAGGCGCAATTTAATCGTTGGATTGATTCCGCCCGCGCCGCCGCCAAATAG
- the proW gene encoding glycine betaine/L-proline ABC transporter permease ProW: MTDTTQNPWEESQLPDPTANAANHHPAAVSSSGGHPAQTDPWVASSAPAGNAQTQDNPDDAWNTSPPPAANDVHQDGSDWLNTPTPAPEHINLMDPFRHTLVPLDRWVTEGIDWLVLHFRPLFQGIRVPVDVILTGFQQLLTSLPAPVAILAFSLLAWQVSSFGMGVATLLSLVIIGAIGAWSQAMVTLALVLTALFFCIILGLPLGIWLAHSDRAARVVRPLLDAMQTTPAFVYLVPIVMLFGIGNVPGVVVTIIFALPPIVRLTILGIRQVPADLVEAAQSFGASPRQMLFKVQLPLAMPTIMAGINQTLMLTLSMVVIASMIAVGGLGQMVLRGIGRLDMGLASIGGVSIVILAIILDRLTQSLGRDARSRSHRHWFQRGPLGWLIRPFLTSQG, encoded by the coding sequence ATGACTGATACCACGCAAAATCCCTGGGAAGAAAGCCAACTACCGGATCCCACCGCCAACGCCGCCAACCACCACCCGGCCGCGGTGAGTTCATCCGGCGGCCACCCGGCGCAAACCGATCCCTGGGTGGCCTCATCCGCGCCGGCGGGAAACGCTCAGACGCAAGATAACCCTGACGATGCCTGGAATACGTCGCCCCCACCCGCCGCCAATGACGTACATCAGGATGGCAGCGACTGGCTGAACACGCCGACGCCGGCACCTGAGCACATCAACCTGATGGATCCGTTCCGGCATACGCTGGTGCCGCTCGACCGTTGGGTGACGGAAGGCATCGACTGGCTGGTATTGCATTTTCGCCCGCTGTTTCAGGGTATCCGCGTGCCGGTCGATGTCATTCTCACCGGTTTTCAACAACTGCTGACCAGCCTGCCTGCCCCCGTCGCTATTCTGGCGTTTTCTCTGCTGGCCTGGCAGGTCTCCAGTTTCGGCATGGGCGTCGCGACATTGCTGTCGCTGGTCATCATCGGCGCTATCGGCGCCTGGTCTCAGGCGATGGTGACACTGGCGCTGGTGCTGACGGCACTGTTTTTCTGCATCATTCTCGGCTTGCCGCTGGGTATCTGGCTGGCGCATAGCGACCGCGCCGCCCGCGTTGTGCGTCCGCTGCTGGATGCCATGCAAACCACCCCGGCCTTCGTTTACCTGGTGCCGATAGTGATGCTATTCGGTATCGGCAACGTGCCGGGCGTCGTCGTGACGATTATTTTCGCTCTGCCGCCGATTGTTCGTCTGACCATACTCGGCATTCGCCAGGTGCCGGCCGATCTGGTGGAAGCGGCGCAATCCTTTGGCGCCAGCCCGCGCCAGATGCTGTTCAAGGTCCAGTTGCCGCTGGCGATGCCTACCATCATGGCCGGTATCAACCAAACACTGATGCTGACGCTGTCGATGGTCGTCATCGCCTCGATGATCGCCGTCGGCGGGCTTGGGCAGATGGTGTTGCGCGGCATCGGCCGCCTCGACATGGGGCTGGCTTCCATCGGCGGAGTCAGCATCGTCATTCTGGCCATCATTCTGGACCGTTTGACCCAATCGCTGGGGCGCGATGCCCGCAGCCGCAGTCATCGCCACTGGTTCCAGCGTGGGCCGCTGGGGTGGTTGATTCGCCCTTTCCTCACATCCCAGGGATGA
- the proV gene encoding glycine betaine/L-proline ABC transporter ATP-binding protein ProV, protein MAIKIEVKHLYKIFGEHPNRAFRLLEQGLNKDQIFEKTGLTVGVKDANLTIEEGEVFVIMGLSGSGKSTLVRLLNRLIEPTRGQVLIDGEDISRLPDGALRALRRKKISMVFQSFALMPHLNVLDNTAFGMDLAGVPREKREQKALHALQQVGLETYAGTYPDELSGGMRQRVGLARALANDPDILLMDEAFSALDPLIRTEMQDELIKLQARQQRTIVFISHDLDEAMRIGDRIAIMHSGEVVQVGTPDEILNNPANDYVRTFFRGVDISHVFSAKDIARRRPVTIIRKTPGVGPRSALKILQEEDREYGYVLERGRKFIGVVSIDSLKQALRDQQPLEQALLPAPLPVPGDMSLNELISQVAQAPCAVPVVGEHHEYLGIISKGMLLQALDKESTLHD, encoded by the coding sequence ATGGCAATTAAAATTGAAGTAAAACATCTGTATAAGATATTCGGCGAGCATCCAAACCGGGCTTTCAGGCTTCTGGAACAAGGGCTCAATAAAGATCAAATATTTGAGAAAACCGGTCTGACTGTCGGCGTGAAAGACGCCAATCTGACCATTGAAGAAGGCGAAGTTTTTGTGATCATGGGATTATCCGGTTCCGGTAAATCCACTCTGGTACGCCTTCTCAATCGCCTGATAGAACCGACACGCGGCCAGGTGCTGATCGACGGCGAGGATATTTCCCGCCTGCCGGACGGTGCATTGCGTGCCCTGCGTCGTAAGAAGATCAGCATGGTGTTTCAGTCTTTCGCGCTGATGCCTCACCTGAATGTGCTCGACAATACCGCATTCGGCATGGATTTAGCCGGCGTGCCCCGCGAAAAACGCGAGCAAAAAGCGCTGCATGCCTTGCAGCAGGTCGGGCTCGAAACATACGCCGGCACCTACCCGGACGAGCTCTCCGGTGGCATGCGCCAGCGTGTCGGCCTGGCCCGTGCGCTGGCCAACGATCCGGACATTTTGCTGATGGACGAAGCCTTTTCCGCGCTTGACCCGTTGATCCGTACCGAGATGCAGGATGAGCTGATCAAGCTACAGGCGCGTCAGCAACGTACCATCGTTTTCATCTCGCACGATCTGGATGAAGCTATGCGCATCGGCGATCGCATCGCCATCATGCATAGCGGCGAGGTGGTCCAGGTCGGCACGCCGGATGAGATCCTCAATAATCCGGCCAACGACTATGTACGCACGTTCTTCCGCGGCGTGGACATCAGCCATGTGTTCAGCGCCAAAGACATCGCTCGCCGCCGTCCGGTCACGATCATCCGCAAAACGCCGGGCGTCGGCCCGCGATCCGCGCTGAAGATCCTGCAAGAAGAGGATCGCGAGTACGGCTATGTGCTGGAACGGGGCCGTAAATTCATCGGCGTAGTCTCCATTGATTCACTCAAACAGGCGCTGCGTGATCAGCAGCCGCTGGAGCAGGCGCTGCTGCCCGCACCGTTGCCGGTTCCTGGGGATATGTCGCTCAACGAGCTGATATCTCAGGTGGCTCAGGCACCCTGCGCCGTACCTGTTGTGGGGGAACACCATGAATACCTCGGCATTATCTCCAAGGGGATGCTGCTGCAGGCACTGGATAAGGAGAGTACGCTGCATGACTGA